The Gossypium hirsutum isolate 1008001.06 chromosome D06, Gossypium_hirsutum_v2.1, whole genome shotgun sequence genome contains the following window.
aaaaatcaattatctcattgtacagaattcatataaggttaccgtttatttattttgaaaatatactcactaaggaatctagaaatataaattatgacccataattattcctgtacaatttataatgattttccaaagtcagaacaggggacttcaaaaaccattctgaccctgtctcactaaaattcaaatatctcaaaatacagaattcctttgcctacactgtttctttcatataaaaatagacttgataagctttaattccatatataattaactctctaattccatttatactatttatggtgatttttcacattcacgtcactgctgctgtcaaagaaactgcttctttgaattagttaacatttaacatacataacacccaaaacataatttttactaaccatttcaatagctaatcttagccatatcatatgaacatactcaaaatgattaacactctatacatgccatagttttaaACATtctgaaaagcacataataccgagatgattataatagtgtgatacgagctccgacgatccccaattcgaccaagttcaaatcactataaaacaaaggaaaagaagaaaggtGTAAACtactaatagcttagtaagttacatgtaaataataattactcatttaataattaacacttttaacatataactaatcaaaacatttcttagcaatttctaTCACTTATacatacacaatcttaccaattcacttgcatatacattttcacacttaatcTTTATCACTATGCTCATTCTTTTCAAATGTACCTGcatacacacttcatttcatattcactttaactcattattaatcccgttgaacactcggaatatacacagatacgtagagatttagcacataagtgcaacactgatatgtagccgaagctaccactattatatagccaaagctaccactgaaatgtagccgaagctaccactgttatgtagccgaagctaccactgaaacgtagccgaagctaccactgatcaataacactggaaatgtccacaggcctgctcacacaagctgtcaggtgtctgcaacacatgctagatcacccagcacccgggactcactgtaacactgtaacactgatctctagtgacatgtcacttgtatccacttctattcctaagttcaaccgggaatttacacttaacactttatttttaacactttattttcaacactttaacacttgaataattcatgaataattttccttccacattgaatattaattcacatatcaaatataattcacaatttataaaaatataactattatttacacataacttacctcggatgcaaaacgactatttttgtaatttagtcgataactttctcttttccccgatcacttccactatttcttctttcttgatctatattaacacaatttaatacattttatcaacatttcattcaaataaaattcatacacaacattttgacaaatttacatttttccccaaaacttttcaaaaattccacttttgtccctaagctcgtaaaaataaaattcactaaatttttaaatttcaaacttcactaaatcatatttcatgcttataacagccctcaatttcaccaaatcacaactttatgcacactttaccatctttcacaatttagccctttttcaatattttcatcaaaattcatctagtaaaacttgtaattaacacttcaaacattcattatctaacatcactaatcaatttacaattatatcatgaatgggtcaatttttaaactttaatttcatttaaattaaatagtagaaacatgaaattcaagcatcaataagcataaaaatatgaaaatagttaaaaatggggcaagaaatcacttacaattgagcttagaaaaatcaagaaccTTAGCTATGGTAACatgaaactttcggcagcaagcttctgattttgaagaagatggacacttattttctctttattttgtctttttctcaatttggacaaaaatgcccttgacccattacttagatatttttctagaattacccttttgtgtccataacactaatttatggtctaattgtcacataaacacttccaatttcatgcaataattcaattaagtcatttaatcactaattagacacactttgcatttttttcaatttagtcctaaaaattcaattaagcactaaatcattaaaatttccaatccatattttcacacaatatttcaatcaatcagtaacttataaaaatttataaaataaaactattgcacttcggatttgtggttacgaacccactattccgattaggccctatttcgggctatcacaccTCCTTCAAGTCCTGTTGCAACAACTCTTACAGCATCATCATCACCAACCAACAACAGTACCAGCAACTCAGAGGAAGCACCTGCAATAATGCGTAGTTTACGCGATATTTATAATGTTACAGAACCATAGAAATAACACTCGATTATTCATTATTCTATATAATGACAGAATGTGATTCAATAACATATAAAGATGCAATTGAAGATGTTAGATGGAAAAAGGCAATGGATGAagaaattacaacaataataagAAATGACATATGAGAGCTAACAAGTCTACTAGAAGGACATACTCCAATTGGAATCAAATGGGTGTACAAGACGAAGACCAACAAAGAAGGAAAAATAGAGAAATCCAAAGCAAGACTAGTTGCAAAAGGCTACAAGCAAAGATACGGTGTGGACTATGATGAAATATTTACTTCGGTCGCCAGAATTGATACTATAAGACTTCTCATGGCAATTGCAGcacaaaataaatggaaaatttattAGATGAACGTGAAGTCAGCATTCCTTAATGACTACCTGGAAGAAGAAGTCTAAATTGAACAACCACCTGGATATAGGAAACAAGGACAAGAAGACAAAGTTTATCACTTGAAGAAAGCTTTAAATAGACTGAAGCAAGCCCTGAGAGCATAGAACACAAGAATAGATGAATACTTTTAGAAGAACGGGTTCATGAAAATCCCATACGAGCATGCTCTatatacaaagaaaaataaagttggTGACATCATGATCGTGTGCTTATATGTGGATGATATGATTTTCATGGGAAACAATCCAGGTATGTTCAATGAATTTAAGAAAGCTATGACTAAAGATTTTGAAGTGACAAATATTGGTGAAATGTCATACTTTCTTTGAGTCGAAGTGAACCAAATGAAAGATGGAAAATTTGTGTCTCAAAAAAAATATGCAGAACAGATTTTAAGAAAATTCAGAATGAAAGATTGCAAGCAAGTAGCCACGCCCGTAGAACCAGGCATGAAATTAAGTGTTGGTTCATCCGGAGAGTCGGTAAATCCAATGTTGAATAAAAGTATTGTTGGAAGTTTAAGGTACTTGACTATCACATGGCCATACATCATGTACGTAGTGGGAACAGTTAGCAAATACATGGAGAAGCCAAAACAAGATCACCTGATTGCAGCAAAGAGAATTTTGAGATACATCACAGGTACGATGGATCATGGTTTATTTTATACACACTCACAGAGTTCAAAATTGGTTGGTTATTTAGATAGTGATTATGGTAGTGACTTTGATGATCGCAAAAACACATCCAGATATTTATTCCATATTGGCTTCGCGGCATTTTCTTGGTCATCGAAAAGTAACAAACAGTAGCTATCTCAACATGTGAGGCAAAATTCATGGATGTTGCAACATGCACGTCTCAAGCAATTTGGTTGAAGAATATTTTAGGTGAATTAACTATTATACAAGAAGGTCCAATTATAATTTATGTTGACAAGTCCACAATATCTCTTGTAAAGAATTCAGTGTCTCATAGTCGAAGCAAGCATATGGATACAATGTATCATTTTATTCGAGAgcaagtgaaaaataaaaatgtagaGTTAGTTTACTCCAAATTAGAAGATTAATTGGCGAATATTTTTACGAAACCATTGAAAACGGACATATTCTATAAACTCAAAGAAAAGCTTGGAATGAAAAGTTCAAGGGGAAGTGTTAAAAAACAAACCAACTTTCAAAGTCGGCATAAAAATTGCAGCCAAAGAATTTCTATCCAAattggcttgaaattgaattgcaAAAGTAGCTGCAACTTTGTAAATTGGCCTGCACAAATGATAAAGGATAATGATGACAGCAGCTTGAATAGTCTTAGACGGCAAGGCTTGATAAAGTTTAAGTCGGTTTACTATGCTTATAAATATGTAAGTAGAgtcttatgaaattaaaattaaatgagtgTGTGTGAAAACGTTAGTGAGCTTgagaggaaaaaaagaaagaaaggtgtTGTGAGTTgtataaaaaggaaaaactagCAGCAGCTAGTAGAGAGAGAAAAAAGAGTTTATATTTGTATTGTGTTTATTTGTGTGTAATAAAAAATTAGTACTTGAGTTATTTTTATTACCCTTCCAACATATTATATGTTCCAGTGTTGATGGCATTGGCAACTGATGTTGTGTCCAAGAAGCTTGACGTCGTGCTCATGACGTTGGCTGCTGTTTGCAGGCTCTAATATAATGTTTCAATGGAAATGCCCCTAGTCCTGTAATCAACAGATGGTGCTATACCACTTAGAGTACTATGGGGTCCAATTTGAGTAAACTCGATTAAGTAATTCTAGTTTCAGATTGAAGTCgggttaaattttacaattcgaataactcaaataatagattggtgtaaatacacGTTTGGCCCCggtcaattttaaaaatgagcagATTGATctttctctcaacaaaaattacaaaaaaattctaaatatttataaaaataaaaaaaatctaaagaatatataaaaaattaaaaaagattcttaaataatcatttttgagacctaaataagtaaattaattattcaaaattttcatactaaaatatctttattttctcttatttttctttgaataaattttcaagaatatataattttaaatttatgtaatcTAACATAGAATTGattatattgtaaaaaaaaatttaatgttttagtcgATTGGAACGGATGCACATCTCTACTGATCAAAATTGATCcgcatatattttttttctctaaCTGAAAAGGATCTCTTCCAAATTAATGATCTTGGATTGaaacatgtcaaatttaccacaaATCGTTTATGATAGAATCGGACCCGTGTGACCTTGAAATCACTCTCCTAATACATGTTATTGATGAAGATTGTCGGACACCTTGAATTTCTCCGCACCATTTAATGTTCGGCCCACTTGGCTATAACAATCCGAAACCTCCCTTAACCTAACTTATAAGATTAAAAAAACTCTAAATAAGAgaataaaaacttttatttatttatttatttatacactAGAATTTCACACTATATAAGAAGATGCATAAGAAAACAGCGGTAGGTAGATATAAGTCAACAGGCTGTCAAATTTATTCTAGTAGTAGTGCAAAACATAAGCACATTACTGACAGCCTGAGCACCAGCATTTTGATCAGAAATTTAAGCAAAGCCACCCAAGAAAAGTGTGTTTGTATTCTCATCACTGCAATAAAGGCAAGGGTTCTGCTCGAATCCATTGTTCTTCAAAATCTTGGCAGCCTCAGCCACAAAGGCTTTATTCTCCAAGACCAGGTCATATGATGTCTCATTGgcgggttttttactaaaatattataacaaaaataaaaaattatcaaaatgttataacttttttttttatttaccaaaatatatatttttttatttactaaaatatataaaaaaacaaaaaaaacctaaaaaaaaatctGACCGATGTGACGGGTGTACCTTGGTCACGCCAATGggattggcggcaccaaaggtgccaaagccattggcggcaccaatggtgccaataccattggcggcaccaatggtgccgtATTGATTGGCGGCACTACTCGTATTATAAAAACGACCTTTGTCCAGCtgaagagagaaaaatcaaaagaaaaaaaaagaagaagaagagttaCTGcgtaaaagaagagaaaaagaggagaaaaagaatgtattttttaaaaaataattgattatattgttgttattattttgtatattttgtaatattttttgttttactttagttattaagattaataaaactcaaaataatagtattagttagtattattattattattattattattattattattattattattgttgttgttgttgttgttgttgttgttgttgttgttgttgttgttagtatTAAGATGTTATTAATGTATTAAGATGTAACTTAGTAATATTATAGTTAGcaaaaaactagtattattattatggttacttattatttttatttacgaaaataaactagttagtaaaaaactagtattattattatagttagttagttagttattatttttagtaaaattaataattttagtgtgtatcattttgtatattattttgagtataaaattttttttaagtaatttagttaCCGTTCGagaatttttatgagattttgttttttttgacagattaaatattgaagatggatgctaagtttcttgtatgcgtttatttcgattgagtcatcttgacaacaagtgttggatgtgtatttgaatgtcggcaacaaatagcaatgagatttaatagaaatgtatcGTTCGATGAAATGAAGGTAAGGATTAGTGCAAAAATtcatagacgttgtgggagaaggatagcaaaaattttctacaagtttccggTTTCGACAAATCCGGTCAAATTCGTCgagatggaacttgtagacgacgaagacgtggagacaatggtcgatctctactgtgggaatgggagtgagaagaatgcaccgattcacttatttgctgagttagtcggtatggagcaaaatgaagatgTTAATGCATCTGATGAAGAAGACGGGGCTGAAGAACCGTGGATGGTGACTCcaatatcatacgttgatagtgaatcaacTATGGGAGGGATCGGTATCAACCTGAATATTACACCCGATGTTGACAtggttggtggtgaagaagaaggtgctggcgaagaagaaggtggtggcgatcattgggatgaagaggtcgatagtgacggTGATCCCGATGTTGACGATGTAcctgatgatattgacgatgaagatgtcAACAACGATGAAGGCATTAACGCTTCTTCGGTTGGGGAGCAGATGCggcgtattgtgatacacaataatcctaaGCCACAtatgtcgctcatagaccccgacgcAACGTATGTAGCTGAGTTTctggagtaccctgaaatagttcATTCTCACGGGCTGCCCGTAACATCTGATGATGATGAGATATTCATAGGCCAGAGATTCAGCTGTAAAGAAGAGTGCGTATATGCCATTAAACGGTACAGCATGAAGATATCGGTGGATTATAAAGTATCCGTGTCTACTCCGACAATATATGTTGAGGCGTGTTGGAAGGCagcggaaggctgcaattggcgggtacgagctgCATTCATTAAAAGTTCTCAgctgtgggagatacgaaaatttgttggtcctcatacatgcacatcaacacgtatgatAGAAGATCATGGAAAACTTGATTCAAAAACTATTTGTgcgtgtatcatgccaatggtgaaggacatgccgaccattaaagtttcgataCTCATTGCGAAAATCcaagcacgattccagtatcgagtctcatatcggaaggcatggatagctaaacagatggcgatGGAGCAACTGTATGGGGATTACGATTCGTCGTATAACGAGCTTCAAGGTTCGATAGCTGCTATGTGGAAGTACGTACCGGGGACTGTGATTGACTTGCAGATAAGTCCATATTACGGCCCGGATGACCAGTTACAGCCGGCAAAAAGGATTTTCCATCAGATGTTCTAGACCTTCGATCCATGTGTGCGAGCATTTTCCCACTGCAAGCCACTTGTGCAGGTGGATGGGACATGGCTATttggaaaatatacacagatcctacttcttgcAGTTGCTCAAGACGGTAACAGAAAtgtgctcccgatagcatttgctatcgtagataaagagaacatagagtcttgggaattcttcctcacAAATCTGCGAAGGTATGTTATTAGGAACGATaacatttgcatcatctccgatagagggaagGGTTTAATTGCAGCTATTAGGCATTCTGGTTTACcgtggagatccgtttactgcattCGTCACATTGCGTCTAACttccataaaaattataaaaatgcagactggaagagacaagtcgtggcaatgggtaaatgataaccttatcTTTTCACTATAAGTTGTAATGTTTGATGTTATCGACTTACTAGAACTTATTTTTCGTTAATATGTATGCAGCGTACGAGTTAAAGCCACATATTTTCCGGCAAAGAATGatccgacttgagagtgacatggaggggcAGACAAACACATCTTTCCGAAAATGGTTGCGCACAATGGAGCCGTGGCagtgggctcaaagttttgacgagggctttcgttacgGCCACATGACCACAAACTTAGTCGAGTGGATCAATGCTGTCTTGTTGAAAACACGTCATCTTCCGATTGCATCGGTATTTCCTGCTACTTTCTACAGGCTGGCTactttgatgccaagaatgggctAGCATTAAGTCGGCCAAATTCAGGCGGGACATGTGTTTGTCGAACATGTAAGGGATGCAATGGTCGTAAACCGTCGGTTGGCGAGGTCAATGAACATGGAAATATATTCACGACGACTGGAAACGTTTCGAGTTACTGAGAACATCGGTCGTCGacctaggtcctacggagttgatctccgGAACAGACAGTGCGAGTGCAGGAAGTTTGAAACAATTCATTATCCCTGTGCACATATCGTGGCGGCGTGTGCTAAAGTCAACCTTGATGTTGAACAAtatgtcgatgatgtgtacacgcTGGAGCGCACATTGCGTGTCTGGGAGAATGAGTTCCCCGTCCTGCCGGACCTATCTATGTGGGAGGTGTCGCCGATGACTTTCGATCTGATCCCAGACAGAGGGCTAAGGAGGAATCCAAGGGGTCGTCTGCAGTCAAGCAGAATCCGTAATGAGATGGACATTAGGGAAAAATTTGATGGAAAGCGTTGTGGAATATACCGGTTAAGTGGTCATAGCCGGAATAAATGTCTTAACCgaaactttcattttggtcagTCGTCCGGATCGGGGTGAAATTGATATGCTTTGTATTTTGTtataaacattaattttattCAGCTTTGTACCATGTGCGCACTTGGAATTATTAAGATTATATCGAAAATAGAGGCATTCATAATTCGATTGAGctttaatataatgaaaaataataataatggatatttatacaaaaaaatcaGAAGTAAGGtcaattaaaatacaaatatggCTTTTTATACAAAAAGTgcatcaaatccctaaaatcaatgTTTCGATGGTGTTGTCCGGGGGGTATACCTCTGCGGAGGTCGACGCTCACGGTCTGGGAGACGACCAACATCCTCATCGTCCGCAGGTGGGGGCGTGGAAAACATAGAGGAATGGTCCTGTGCCTCGTTCGTCGCCGACGAACTTGAACCATAATGCTGCGAATACGTGTCGGACGGGCCGGGCATGCCGTACTGCAGCCGGGGGATCCAAACAGTTCAAACTCGTAGGCGTATTCGCCGTCTGCGAAGCTCGGATAATATTTATCGCCCACCAAATCCGGACGATAGCCATGTGAATCCACATTTGACTGTGAATGTCCAGGATCTGGCTGGGGGTCCTGCTCCGGCTCTGTCAGTTGCGGAGAACAATATGCCGTCGGATCTGGATCCATCGGGCTCGGTTCGTCCGATGCCCCAACTTGCTGTACGTACGGGGGGATTATAGTTCGATTGTACTTCAAGTAAATATGGCTTCCTGCAACTATGGTACCATTGTGTATACTCCAATGATGGTTGCAGGTCCGTAGCCATAACCATTTGAGGAATTCGGCGAAATCGATCGTTCCACAGTGCGACGTATTTTCGGTGCTTGATTCCCAAGCCCAATTGAACTCTTCCTCTCTTTGTCAAGCCGTGATCATCCTCCAACTGGGCCGGCGGATCCGGGATAGGTTGGATGCACCCAAACTGTCGAAGCACGCGATCGACGTGATACCACTTGACGACGTTGAAATTAATAATTGGTGTGTTAATGCACCATATGTGGGAATCAACGAGTGCGGACGAGGGTACGACATTTGCAATTTCCCGCCTCCGGTAtggcatccatataaactgcatgaGTAATACCATTGTAACGAGTTAGACCGATAACATGTGATTAAGATATAGAAATAGAATAGAtgtcatgaatattagaatagcaGCTTACCCCTTCCCGGGCATGCTGTTCAATCCTCATGCGGTATATTGGGACATCAGACGACTTCCTGATGCCAGGACGGGTCATCCACCTATAAAAAATAGTATAGGGTATAGGGTTGGTAACATTACTCAATATATTATGACTACAAATAATGACAATTTAGCGTCTTATCACCTGAGTGGCAGTGGATACAGATAGGGTTGGTGACTAACGAGTGCCAAAAACGACATCCGATAAAGCGCCCACGACTGCAGCAGTATGAGGCATCCGCCGATGTCTTTAACCTGCGGCTTTGTCGCCTGACAAAGCTCCCGGTAGAGCGTTGCTAGAACGGCGGAACCCTAGCTATACCGCCTAGCAGTGGAGAAATAAGCTAGCAGGGGCAGGTACGACAAATGCACACTGTCGCCGTTTGCATCAGGCATGAGTACTGCCCCTATCATATGCATGATGTACGCTCGGGCAACGCACATCAACTCACCTTCAGTGGCGGTCACTGATAATTGTCTAATTTTGGCTTTTAGCCATGTAAATTTGATGCCGGAAAAATATTTGTCGCCGTCCTCTGGCGACTCTCCTAGGAGTTGATAGCAAACTGCAACCGGATCGGTGAATGATGATACTCCCGTTACGGGATT
Protein-coding sequences here:
- the LOC107941600 gene encoding protein MAIN-LIKE 1-like codes for the protein MAGLIQSNIRHISDATNNAKAPDDRLLPYLELARFGSVAFIRSSDLRFDLLSALVERWRPETHTFHFPCGECTVTLEDVAVQLGLPIDWNPVTGVSSFTDPVAVCYQLLGESPEDGDKYFSGIKFTWLKAKIRQLSVTATEGELMCVARAYIMHMIGAVLMPDANGDSVHLSYLPLLAYFSTARRYS
- the LOC107941599 gene encoding uncharacterized protein; protein product: MVVNRRLARSMNMEIYSRRLETFRVTENIGRRPRSYGVDLRNRQCECRKFETIHYPCAHIVAACAKVNLDVEQYVDDVYTLERTLRVWENEFPVLPDLSMWEVSPMTFDLIPDRGLRRNPRGRLQSSRIRNEMDIREKFDGKRCGIYRLSGHSRNKCLNRNFHFGQSSGSG